The proteins below come from a single Arthrobacter crystallopoietes genomic window:
- a CDS encoding NAD(P)/FAD-dependent oxidoreductase: MGTTSIVIAGAGLAGATAAETLRSEGFTGDITLVGAEPHEPYIRPPLSKAYLAGSEDAAAALVKDPGWYAENKVDLRQQTSVEFLDPPGHSVTLADGTKLGYGQLLLATGASSRRLDIPGADLQGIHYLRSLEESSALHSALAGGGKKLVVIGLGWIGMEVGATARQLGNDVTLVGPEDVPLGHALGTLIGNQFADRHRREGVVIRTGMTPLEFTGRENRVEEVVLEGGERLPADLVLVAIGAVPNTALAKAAGLAVTNGIDTDQSLRTSAADVFAAGDVANAYHPALGRPLRSEHWANAIAQGKTAARVMLGQDAVNDDIPYFYTDQFDIGMEYSGYFPWATAEPVIRGDLDALEFIAFWLREGRVVAGMNVNVWDVQDDIQDLIRSGRPVEAVDLSNAAKELKSL, translated from the coding sequence ATGGGGACCACATCAATCGTTATTGCGGGTGCGGGCCTCGCCGGCGCCACAGCTGCCGAAACCCTGCGCAGCGAAGGCTTCACCGGCGATATCACGCTGGTCGGCGCAGAGCCCCACGAGCCGTACATCCGGCCGCCGCTGTCCAAGGCCTACCTGGCCGGGAGCGAGGACGCTGCCGCTGCCCTGGTCAAGGACCCCGGCTGGTACGCGGAGAACAAGGTTGATCTGCGGCAGCAGACATCAGTGGAGTTCCTCGATCCGCCCGGCCATTCCGTGACTCTGGCCGACGGCACGAAGCTTGGCTACGGACAGTTGCTGCTTGCTACCGGCGCTTCATCCCGGAGGCTGGATATCCCCGGCGCGGATCTGCAGGGCATTCATTACCTGCGCTCCCTCGAAGAGAGCAGCGCGCTCCACTCCGCGCTGGCCGGAGGCGGCAAAAAGCTCGTGGTCATCGGACTTGGGTGGATCGGCATGGAAGTCGGCGCCACGGCCCGGCAGCTGGGCAACGACGTAACGCTCGTCGGGCCCGAGGATGTGCCGCTGGGCCATGCATTGGGCACTCTCATCGGCAACCAGTTCGCGGACCGGCACCGGCGGGAAGGCGTTGTCATCCGTACCGGCATGACGCCGCTGGAGTTCACCGGTAGGGAGAACAGGGTTGAGGAAGTGGTCCTTGAGGGCGGCGAGCGCCTACCCGCGGACCTGGTGCTCGTTGCCATCGGAGCCGTCCCGAACACCGCCCTGGCCAAGGCGGCCGGGCTGGCCGTGACCAACGGAATCGATACGGACCAAAGCCTGCGCACTTCCGCAGCGGACGTGTTCGCCGCCGGAGATGTCGCCAACGCCTATCATCCGGCACTCGGCCGCCCGCTGCGCAGCGAACACTGGGCCAACGCGATCGCCCAGGGCAAGACGGCGGCGCGGGTGATGCTGGGCCAGGATGCGGTCAACGACGACATTCCCTACTTCTACACGGACCAGTTCGATATCGGCATGGAGTATTCCGGCTACTTCCCCTGGGCCACGGCCGAACCGGTCATCCGCGGCGACCTGGACGCTTTGGAGTTCATTGCGTTCTGGTTGCGGGAAGGACGCGTGGTGGCTGGTATGAATGTAAATGTCTGGGATGTGCAGGACGACATCCAGGACCTGATCCGCTCCGGCCGCCCCGTTGAAGCGGTGGACCTATCCAACGCTGCCAAGGAGCTGAAGAGCCTGTGA
- the folP gene encoding dihydropteroate synthase — translation MTETALPGIYLPTLDHPVHTFGDRKIDFNSQVALMAIINRTPDSFYDGGRTFALETAVDACLQAVDDGADWVDIGGVPFAPGPALSAAEEAERIVPVIQAVRAKSNVIISADTFLPEVAEASIKAGANVINDTTGLQNKDLAAAVAAGGAHLVITHSLAAPRTVYPRPQYNDVVSEITDFLRRKVDLAVELGIAPGKIVIDPGHDLNKNTLHSLEITRRFQEIAALGFPALAAVSNKDFIGETLDQPKQDRLSGSLAAAVICIMNGARIVRMHNVPEAKSAVRFTEAALGWREPAYLKHNMGEFNEPAQP, via the coding sequence GTGACGGAGACTGCGCTACCCGGCATTTACCTGCCGACCCTCGACCATCCGGTCCATACCTTCGGTGACCGGAAGATCGATTTCAACAGCCAGGTAGCGCTGATGGCCATCATCAACCGCACGCCCGATTCCTTTTACGACGGCGGCCGGACGTTTGCGCTGGAGACAGCGGTGGACGCGTGTCTGCAGGCAGTTGACGATGGCGCCGACTGGGTCGATATCGGTGGCGTACCGTTTGCGCCGGGGCCGGCTTTGAGCGCAGCCGAAGAGGCCGAGCGGATCGTGCCGGTCATTCAGGCTGTCCGCGCAAAGTCCAACGTCATCATTTCGGCCGACACTTTTCTGCCCGAGGTCGCAGAGGCGAGCATTAAGGCTGGCGCCAACGTTATCAACGACACCACCGGACTGCAGAACAAAGACCTCGCCGCCGCCGTGGCCGCCGGCGGCGCCCATCTGGTCATCACGCATTCGCTGGCGGCACCGCGTACCGTCTATCCGCGTCCCCAGTACAACGACGTTGTCAGCGAAATTACCGACTTCCTGCGGCGCAAAGTGGATCTGGCCGTGGAGCTGGGCATCGCCCCCGGGAAAATCGTCATCGACCCGGGCCATGACCTGAACAAGAACACCCTGCACTCGCTGGAGATCACCCGCCGTTTCCAGGAAATAGCCGCGCTCGGTTTCCCTGCGCTGGCCGCCGTGTCGAACAAGGACTTCATCGGCGAGACGCTGGACCAGCCCAAGCAGGACCGCTTATCCGGATCCCTCGCTGCCGCCGTCATCTGCATTATGAACGGGGCCAGAATCGTCCGGATGCATAACGTCCCCGAAGCCAAGTCGGCCGTGCGCTTTACTGAAGCGGCGCTGGGCTGGCGCGAGCCGGCATATCTGAAACACAACATGGGCGAGTTCAACGAGCCGGCGCAGCCGTGA
- a CDS encoding cysteine desulfurase family protein encodes MPVYLDHAATTPISAQALAALTTELSRSGNPSSLHGSGRRARRVVEDARESLAGAAGAHPSEIIFTSGGTEADNLAVKGLYWARHDADPGRRKIICSPVEHHAVLDTVEWLAAHEGAEIVWLPVDAYGVVSLRALQAELDADASSVALVTVMWANNEVGSVQPIAEIVEAAHTHGIPVHSDAVQAFGSLPVSFKESGLDTMAISGHKIGGPVGVGALLVGRSVKLTPVQHGGGQERDIRSGTLDTPAIAAFAAAAEAAVGNLAEESERLARLREKLIAGVVSAIPEAVLRGTPDPQLAGRRLPGNAHFTFPGCEGDSLLFLLDLAGVESSTGSACTAGVPRPSHVLLAMGLGEDEARGAQRFSLGHTSTAEDVEALLKVLPDAYARAKKAGMAGHMSSIVTAGTERWQ; translated from the coding sequence GTGCCCGTGTATCTAGACCACGCGGCGACCACGCCCATTTCGGCGCAGGCCCTGGCCGCACTCACCACTGAACTCAGCCGCAGCGGCAATCCTTCCTCGCTGCACGGCTCCGGCCGCCGTGCCCGAAGGGTGGTCGAAGATGCCCGCGAATCCCTGGCCGGGGCCGCTGGAGCACATCCGAGCGAGATCATCTTCACCTCCGGCGGCACCGAAGCGGACAATCTGGCAGTCAAGGGCCTCTACTGGGCACGGCACGACGCTGACCCCGGCCGCCGGAAGATCATCTGCTCCCCGGTGGAGCACCACGCAGTGCTGGATACTGTTGAATGGCTGGCCGCCCATGAGGGCGCTGAAATCGTGTGGCTGCCGGTCGACGCATACGGTGTCGTTTCGCTTCGTGCCCTGCAGGCTGAGCTCGACGCCGACGCCTCCTCCGTGGCGCTGGTTACGGTCATGTGGGCCAACAACGAGGTGGGATCGGTCCAGCCCATCGCCGAAATTGTCGAGGCGGCGCACACCCACGGGATCCCTGTCCATTCCGACGCCGTCCAGGCCTTCGGCTCCCTGCCGGTCTCCTTTAAGGAATCCGGCTTGGATACGATGGCGATCAGCGGACACAAGATCGGCGGACCGGTGGGTGTCGGCGCGCTGCTGGTGGGGCGCAGCGTCAAGCTGACGCCGGTCCAGCACGGCGGCGGGCAGGAACGGGACATCCGCTCCGGCACCTTGGATACGCCGGCCATTGCTGCCTTTGCCGCCGCGGCGGAGGCAGCGGTCGGGAATCTTGCCGAAGAAAGCGAACGTTTGGCGAGGTTGCGCGAGAAGCTCATCGCCGGCGTCGTTAGTGCAATTCCTGAGGCGGTGCTGCGCGGCACGCCGGATCCGCAGCTGGCGGGAAGGCGGCTGCCAGGCAATGCGCATTTCACCTTCCCCGGCTGCGAAGGCGACTCCCTGCTGTTCCTGCTGGATCTGGCTGGGGTGGAGTCCTCGACCGGTTCCGCCTGCACCGCCGGCGTGCCGCGGCCCTCGCACGTGCTGCTGGCCATGGGGCTGGGCGAAGACGAAGCGCGCGGCGCCCAACGGTTTAGCCTCGGGCATACATCGACCGCCGAAGACGTTGAGGCATTGTTGAAGGTGTTGCCGGACGCCTACGCGCGGGCCAAAAAAGCCGGCATGGCCGGGCACATGTCCAGCATCGTCACGGCCGGCACCGAGCGCTGGCAATAG
- a CDS encoding pyrimidine reductase family protein, protein MTDGSVPRTAARLAAINRIFPEPAADATDEQLLQWYGELPRTGPWVRFNFVSSLDGAATHEGRSGPLGNEVDQHVFSLLRRLADVILIGAGTIRAEGYGGELLSAESRQWRIEHGMPARPAFAVVSGSLNLDPDSELFVQAPVRPLLLTTARADAGRRRALEEVAEVVDAGDQWVEPARIVEILTSRGLTQIHSEGGPTLLGSFEAAGLVDELCLTMSPILAGGTGKRVADHVADHAPQAMTLAHILESDSMLLLRYVSMAPATQR, encoded by the coding sequence ATGACGGACGGCTCGGTGCCCAGGACTGCTGCACGGCTTGCCGCCATCAACCGGATCTTTCCGGAGCCGGCCGCTGACGCCACCGACGAGCAGTTGCTTCAGTGGTACGGCGAACTGCCGCGCACCGGGCCCTGGGTGCGCTTCAATTTTGTCTCCAGCCTCGACGGCGCCGCCACCCACGAGGGCAGATCCGGCCCCCTGGGCAACGAGGTGGACCAGCACGTTTTCTCGCTGCTGCGCAGGCTTGCCGATGTCATCCTCATCGGAGCCGGCACCATCCGCGCCGAGGGATACGGCGGAGAACTGCTCTCGGCCGAGAGCCGGCAGTGGCGGATAGAACACGGCATGCCGGCCCGCCCTGCGTTCGCCGTCGTTTCCGGTTCCCTGAATCTGGACCCGGACAGCGAACTGTTTGTCCAGGCACCGGTCCGTCCGCTGCTGCTCACCACCGCCAGGGCCGATGCCGGCCGCCGGCGCGCACTGGAAGAGGTTGCGGAGGTCGTCGATGCCGGGGACCAGTGGGTGGAACCGGCCAGGATCGTTGAGATCCTGACCTCCAGGGGCCTGACCCAGATCCACAGCGAGGGCGGGCCGACCCTCCTTGGCTCCTTCGAAGCCGCCGGACTGGTCGACGAACTGTGCCTGACCATGAGTCCCATCCTGGCCGGGGGAACCGGCAAACGGGTGGCCGATCATGTAGCCGACCACGCACCGCAGGCCATGACGCTGGCCCATATCCTCGAATCGGACTCGATGCTGCTGCTGCGCTACGTCTCGATGGCTCCGGCTACCCAGCGCTGA